caacatttttaaacattatttaacgtttcttttcaaaacatttatggacctaatatttattttacttttatttccatGGCCtaatatttttgacttttttcaaaatatttgtccACTTAATAGTTTGACTTTTGTTAAGAAACATTTTTGACcatatattttgacatttttcaacattttttttatcgaCATTACTTATTTAAATTTtctttccaaaacatttttcgGCCCAACTTTTACGTCCTTTTCCATTTTTGGAAATGGTCTAttattttccaaacattttttgaccatatgatttatttcaattctctaatacatttttactttattttttgaaGCATTTTTCCACCATATATTTACTttcttttaaaatcattttaagaccatattatttttcttttttttttcaaaacatttttcgaccaaatatatttttactttttttcacacatgatttttgacattaaaaataaataactgttttaaaaaaaaaggttttaacctaatatatttttaatgaacTGTAAATATTGTTTAAGTCTTTTATCTATATTCTATATCTTATCTATATATTATTCTCTGCACGTGTTTCTGCTCAGTGGTATAATGATGCTTAATAATACTGCCGTGACAGGCTCCTcccagcaggtggagctgctCTTTTCTCTGCTGAGGAACAAACCGTTTCCTCAGTAATGGATCACAAACAAATTTCACTTTCAAACTCGGCATCAGAGATCGGAATTAACTCGGCTCATACTTTGTCCGTTACTCTTTAGTCCACTGATGTGAGATCGGATTCCTGACTAAAATAAATactcagcaaaaaaaataaaaatgcattattgTTTTTCACTCATCTTAAGGAAATAAACTTCCCAGTAAAAAGTAAGGGAGGCGTTTTTGTGCACCGTGTGAGTGACTACGAGTCCTTACAGGTCATCAGAAGCAGAGAGCTGCAGGTCAGCAGCGTCAGCGCAGGAATACCAGAGAGgggcgaggtggaggaggacaggtCCGTCTTCTGCGGCTCCCGAGTAGCTTCAGGTACCCCGTCTTTGCACTTCTGactgtgtccacacacacacacacacacaggcctcatCAGAATCTATTGATCAGCTTCGCATCAATCTGAAGATCACAGATCTCCAGTCCAGTCTCTTCCCATCATTCAGGTGTAGACCCTCAACCAGGTTCTATGACCTGACTCACAAAACATCATTGAAGAAATACCTCATTTAAACACGCTCCACCTACAGTCTGTTACAGGTCCCCGCTGGAGGTACAGGTAAAGCAAACAGGTGCTGGTCACCTGACCAGGTGAGGCGGGTGTGGACTCACAGTTGTTTCTGCAGGAACTCCTTCCTGGAATTGCAGGCGCTGGTCTCACTCTGGGCCGCCTGCATGTGGTTCTCAGCGGCGGCCTTCAGGCTGGACAGGGACTCGGCCCGGTGGCCCGCCTGGGTCAGGTTCTGCTGCAGGGTCTCGATGTGTTCTGAGGGGACAGAAGTAGACCGTCACCGTCTCCAGCCGAACTAATTCAATTACAGTCAAAGTTCGCTCCGGTTTCCCGACTCGGACTCGAGCTTTTACTCCGATGAGCCGCTTCCTGACGACCTTCCTGATTGcctgttgtcatggcgacgtGTTGACAGGTGTGCAGGGGGAGGCCCGTGTGGCGTGACGGGAAGCCTCACGGGTAGCAACAGTAACTAAGGAGGCGGGTGGGACGGAGGGCGAGCCGCTCAGCCGCCGGCTCTTGTGTTTTTGTACTTGAGTTTGTTTCAGGTCCAGGATCACGGACCTGATCCTGGACCTGATCCTGGACCTGATCCTGGACGTGATCCTGGATCTGATCCTGGATCTGATCCTGCATCAGGTCTGACATAAGAAGACGTTCACTACGGTGAGAGGTGAAATAACACGTTAGGAAATAGAGCTTTCTGCTTTACTGAGTCCAgaagttttacttttatattaataaataatccCACgggatattttatttctcaaaaaCGAGGCTCAGCTATGATTTTGACATAACTATCTGTCCATGTAGTACTTTAATGTAGTACTTACTATGTGAAGCACCGTTGCACCGAGTAAAACAACTTATTTGACAACTAAATGAGCTGTTTGGTGGTGAATATTTAAAAGTGTGTGACTCCTGTTCCAGAGTGATGTTTATCAGAAACACAATGCTTCTCTCATATCTGCTTCATACAGGAATTCATCGCTTCCCTCCGACTATTCACAGCAGGAACTCACTTCATTAGAGTATTTCCTCACTTCCCATTACGCTCCCGTTCCTGCTGGTGGAGACTGTTACTCATGAAGATATCTGTTATTCGCTCAAAGTTTAAGAAGTCTGTCATCATTGTGAATGCAAAACGGAATTACTAATATCTTATTAACTCAATAAATAATACACATCTTCTGCTTTTAACAGCTACATCTTCTTTCTTTACAGTTCCATTTATTTATAGTGTTGCCTTTTGTaaataagtaattatttaataatCCTTTCCTTCATCTAGTATTCCTTAATTATGTTTTTACTCCTTAACTTTTATCTGTTATTATGCAAAAGTTAGACTTTTCTTCCTCACTTTGTTTCCATATCTGAACATTTTCTTCTTGccgtacattttctttttttaacagtatttacAGATTTATgttaaagttgttttgtggaTGTGTTCATATTATAAAATAGATTTAAATTTAGAACGAGGGGTATTTTCTATACGTGTGGTGTTCTGATAATTAAAGGAGACCTTCTCTCTTAGAGTAAAACACACattcctatttttttttcagcaagccaatcatgtgtgtttatttactcTGACTCACTGGTTGCCGTGgtaacaggagggggggggggggggggagctaaGAATACGGCCAGTGGCTCCGCTGAGAAGGTCTCCTTTCATGGCAGTGATGAGGTTTTTCCTACACAGCGAGCGTTACCTTCCTGCAGGCCGATCCGAGCCGTGAGGTTGGCCTCCGTCTGACGGAGCTGCTCCACCCTCTCGTGCAGGACGCTGATGTTTCCGTTCAGGACCACCTGcagcaccacagaagaagacgtCATTTCAGCCCGAGACCTCAATGGTTTAACGCAGCGAGGAAGGTAAATTTGGACCGAAGTTTAAACAAGTCGAAAcaacacagacaacaaaaagTCGAAGCGCAATAAAAAAGGAAGCCAGAACAGTTTTGTTTGTGGAACAGTCGGATGTTCCCACCCGGTACTCCTCGTATCTAAAAAGAGACGTTGGTAGCACTGCTGTGTGACCAGCTTCAGGGGATTCTTTGGCACCTGGACTCCAAGAACAGCGCTGACATGAAAGTCATGTCCGCGTGAGTCCGACTCGCTCCACTGGTTCAGTCCCATCATCGTCTGGTTTAAAGCTTTTCATCTGTACCATCATCTACTTATATACTtatcaagaaagaaaaagagaaataaccagattcttcttcttcaccgaTTCTCAAATACTTAATTTGCGGCTCCTCTGGTCCAAGATCCAAGAGCTCAGCCTAAAGTGTATCATGAAGCTGCTCAGGAGGTCCCTCACCCAGGCACAGCCTGGCTTATCCAGACCAGGACCAAACAGACAAGGCCTGATCGGACCAGACCGGACCCACCCAAACCAGGCAGTGCCAGGCTTCCCTCAGGGATCAGGTGGTGATAGAGAGCAGGACGTCTCCACGCTGAGAACGGCTTTTAAAACATTCCTTTGGTCTGACTCAGCGGTTATAGTTAGATCGGCTCTTTAAACAGACTCCTGCTCCTAGAAGAACAGCCCGAACAAATGTCTCCACACTGAGAGGCTTCTGATACCATAATGACACGCAGTGTTCGCTGGGATAATAATGCTAATGTGCTAAGCTAACTCATCATCATCTGACTGGTTTCTGTCAGGAACATTTCAAAACCTCCTGAAAGAACCCTGAGTCTGACTCAAAGACTCACGATACATCCTGAACAACCTGCAGGAGCTTCTCAAGGACAGCCAGAATCTTCAAGGACCCATGAAAACCCTTCCAGGGCCGTCCTCGAGCATCTCCAGAACCTCCATCAAGAACCAAGGACACCATCGAGTCAACATCTCCCCACACGCTCTGATCCAAGTTTCAttctttttacttgttttattttagtgaATTAAACCTCATTAAGTTACTGCTGTAAATCTCTCTACCTTTTCAAGACAGATTCTCTCTGAAGCATTTGGGGATTTTCTCACTGATGATTTGGGGCTAAAccgacaggaagtgatgcaCAGGAATTGATGCACAGGAAGCGGCGGCGGGCCTCTTCGTTATGAAAGTTGAACAACACTGAACAGGAAACCGTGTCCAACCTCTTACAAACAGATTAAAGATCGATACCAGCTGACTGAGACTGTAAGAGTGGATCCACTCCCTCCAAATACCACAGGACGCCTGCAAATATCACAAGCGGTTCCCAGTTTCACAGATGAAGAGCGGCTCTGCTGTGATCAGAGGGGGGAaatgtacccagcatgcagtgggTTAAAGAGGGCCGCTCTGTGCTGAGTCACGCCTGAGGTCACGTGGTCATCAGCGTGATTTCAGGTGGATTCAATCAGTGGCTCAGGTACTATGTAAACTACTTAATCAGGTACTCTCTAAACTACCGTCTCAGGTACTATGTAGACTACCGGCTCAGGTACTATGTaaactacctgctcaggtactctgtagaCTAACTGCTCAGGTACTATGTAAACTACTTAATCAGGTACTCTCTAAACTACCGTCTCAGGTACTATGTAGACTACcggctcaggtactctgtaaaCTACCTGTTCAGGTACTCTGTAGACTAACTGCTCAGGTACTATGTAAACTACTTAATCAGGTACTCTCTAAACTACcggctcaggtactctgtaaaCTACCTGTTCAGGTACTATGTAAACTACCTGTTTAGGTACTCTGTAGACTAACTGCTCAGGTACTATGTAAACTACTTAATCAGGTACTCTCTAAACTACCGTCTCAGGTACTATGTAGACTACcggctcaggtactctgtaaaCTACCTGTTCGGGTACTCTGTAGACTAACTGCTCAGGTACTATGTAAACTACTTAATTAGGTACTCTCTAAACTACcggctcaggtactctgtaaaCTACCTGTTCAGGTACTCTGTAGACTAACTGCTCAGGTACTATGTAAACTACTTAATCAGGTACTCTCTAAACTACCGGCTCAGGTACTATGTAAACTACCTGTTTAGGTACTCTGTAGACTAACTGCTCAGGTACTATGTAAACTACTTAATCAGGTACTCTCTAAACTACCATCTCAGGTACTATGTAGACTACCGGCTCACGTACTCTGTAGACTACCGGCTCATGTACTATGTAGACTACCTGCTCATGTACTATGTAGACTGCTGGCTCATGTACTATGTAGACTACCTGGTTGGATACTCTTTAGCAGATAAAGAGACGGATATTTCCTTCAGGTGGTGTAGACCACCAGCTCAAACAGAATATTGTATCTACACTCACAGGAACACAAAGACTCCTGAtggatcatcatcatctacCTGATGGAGAAGGAAGAAGACAATCGACTGAAAGCTCATTGACTCCACAGTGAAGTGACTGTCGATGTTTCACAAGAACAGAACTTTCTTTTGGGCTCTTGAGCGCCAAGGCGTGATTGGAATGCACTGCTGGCAGGGGATTCTGGGTAACGTAGTACCAGCCGTGGGATCTCTCCCGCACGTCGGTTGGCAGCCAACTGTTTGCTCGCTTTCTCTCCGTttccataaataaaaaaataggaaTATTCCAGAAGCCTCTGCGATGAGGAGACTCTAACAGGAGGAGCAGTGATAAAGAGGTCAGGCGGCGAGTAGACCAGAGGGGAAGTAAGGAGACAAGGAATAAGTCAGGACCAACCGGCaaggggggaagagagggaggaaaacacTCACTTTTTCCAACCAACAACTCTTACGAAATTAAGCTGGAAATGTTGAGAGCTACTAAATTCTTCTCAGTTTAAACACTGGCCCACTGAGAGGGAGAACTACTCAAGATCTCCACTGGAgtaaagaggagcagcaggaggagggtgaaGGGGGGAATCACTTATTGAGACTGGACTACTTAGACTCTCGATGCTTTCAGATGAACCGCTGAAGACTGTTGGAATGTAGCTGAGGGAGCTGACGAATGGAAGCCGGTTTGGCGAGGTGGGCGGGgcattttttaataattataatcaTAATTTTGGGCGTTGGTCTGAAGACAAAACTACTTTCAGTATCAGTTTGTTTACTCGCTATAACTTCAGTATAGAAACATCTGGTCTCACATCGTCTGTTCTCCATGTTTCATCCATAACCTTCTGTCGGCCTCGTCCGACCttcagttagttagttagttaaaaaCGTGGAGACAAAACAACGTGTGAGCACTGAAAGTAAAACACGcgaaatggagtttgttttcatctgAAGGGAGACGGCGTGCAGCAGAGCATGTGACCATGATCCGTCTCAGACTTCTCCAGATTTATAAACTAAACACGGTGAACTAACTCCTGTCACGATAATCAAAACATctgcttttttaaatattaaatatgttttcataAAATCCAACGCTGACATtttttctgtgtaaaaaaatgaaacacatcCGAATATCTCCAAACATTTACAAAATCTGAGACACGTAGGAGACAAACTCCTCCGTCCTCAGCTCTGTAACTTTAACCTTCCACTTCAACCTTGTATCAGGATAAGGACGAGAGTTCCTCTCCTTCATTCCTGCTGAGGGGATTTCTCTCTTCTAAGGAGTCAGCGATGACATCATCGCCTCAGGAGGTAACCTCACCTTCTCCTGCCGGCACTCCTCCAGGGTGGCGTTGGTGGCGTCGAGGCGTCCCACCAGCCGCAGGATCTCCGCACTCTGGTGGAGCTGCTCCTCCCTGGCCacctccagcttctcctccagagcCACCTTGTTCTTGCTCCACACCACCTTGGccgcctccatcttctccttcgCCTCCTGCAGCTCGGCGCGGCAGGCGGCGGAGCCCTTCAGGTCCGGGGACGTCGCCCACACCACGATGACGACCAGGGAGATGAGGGACCACAGGGTCAGCAGGGCCAGCACCACGTTCTTCACCATCTGGGAGGACTTGGATGCGGCGGCCATGAGGGAAAGGATGGAGACGACGGTGGAGGTCGACGAAGACGAGCGGTGTAGAGGTGGAGGTCGACGAAGACGAGCTGTGTAGAGGTGGAAGTCGACGAAGACGAGCGGTGTAGAGGTGGAGGTCGGCGAAGACGATCGGTGTAGAGGTGGAGGTCGGCGAAGACGAGCGGTGTAGCCGGCAGCTGCTCTCAGTGAGTCTCTCAGGTCGGAGTGATGTGGACTTTCCCTTCGGGCTGAGCAGGAACTCGGGGAGGGGCTCCCTCACGGGGTGACGGCAGAGAACAGGACCACACCCCCTGCCTCACCCGCTCCACCCACgctccacccccacctcccgcGGCCTCCCCGCCATAGACCTCACCCTCCTCGCTATCGTGCCCAGAAAGGACGATCAACAGGAAAGTCTCACACATTGACACAACTTTCCatgtgcactgtgtgtgtgtgtgtgtgtgtgtgtgtgtgtgtgtgtgtgtgtgtgtgtgtgtgtgtgtgtgtgtgtgtgtgtgcgtgtgtgtgtgtgtgtagactgaggctttctgtttctgtttctcagCCTCACAACGATGAACCTGGATGAACTCCGGAACAGAAACTATGCAGTTCTTTTGGCAGCAGAACGTAAAACGATCGCAGCCCAAAAATGAAACTtaaggaaacagaaacagataaaaaagagaaacagaagtAAAGACAGTAGAAGAGACAGTAGAAGAGACAGACGTAAAGACAGTAGAAGAGACAGAAGTAAAGACAGCAGAAGAGACAGTAGAAGAGACAGACGTAAAGACAGCAGAAGAGACAGTAGAAGAGACAGAAGTAAAGACAGTAGAAGAAACCGTAGAAGAGACAGAAGTAAAGACAGTAGAATAAACAGTAGAGGAGACAGAAGTAAAGACAGTAGAAGAGACAGAAGTAAAGACAGAAGTAAAGACAGTAGAAGAGACAGACGTAAAGACAGTAGAAGAGACAGAAGTAAAGACATAAGTAAAGACAGTAGAAGAAACAGTAGAAGAGACAGAAGTAAAGACAGTAGAAGAAACAGTAGAAGAGACAGAAGTAAAGACAGAAGTAAAGACAGTAGAAGAGACACGCAAACACAAGTagagacacaaaaagacacaataaaGACAAATACAGTGATCCTTCGTTCAACAACAGTTCTCGCTCTTTCCTGACTTCCTGCTCGCTGCTGTCACACAGCTGGCACAGGTCCCGCCCCCGCCCTGCCTGCATGAGCTGTGATTGGCTCAGAGCGCCACTCCTGGAAACAGCAAACAACACCTTTATAAACATCTGTCATTCCTGCCAGGAGCACCTCTAATGAGGGTTaatcccccccccgtcacctccctcaccccccccccaccggggcCACACCTAGAGTCCAACTGTCATGataaaaacaatgacaacataaataacaataataaataaaaaggcaatAATGCATAAATATTAGTAACAGagataataatataaaataatgataCGTTTAAgtagtataaatatatatattagtatatatTAATATAGCGGTTCAGATGAGACCGTCCCCGAGGTTCTAGAGCCTTGGAAGTGTTTTCTGACGCCTGTTTACGGGTCAGTCTGCCCACTGTAAATCCTCCCCGAGGCACCGGCAGGGTTTGGTTG
This Gasterosteus aculeatus chromosome 8, fGasAcu3.hap1.1, whole genome shotgun sequence DNA region includes the following protein-coding sequences:
- the LOC120824205 gene encoding uncharacterized protein LOC120824205, translated to MAAASKSSQMVKNVVLALLTLWSLISLVVIVVWATSPDLKGSAACRAELQEAKEKMEAAKVVWSKNKVALEEKLEVAREEQLHQSAEILRLVGRLDATNATLEECRQEKVVLNGNISVLHERVEQLRQTEANLTARIGLQEEHIETLQQNLTQAGHRAESLSSLKAAAENHMQAAQSETSACNSRKEFLQKQLQKCKDGVPEATREPQKTDLSSSTSPLSGIPALTLLTCSSLLLMT